The sequence GGTAATTATCAATTTGAAAATAGTTTAGAAAATAAGCAACCAATCTTCTCTAATAAAGATGTTGATGCTAGTTTGTACCGTGCCGAGCCTTCAGCAATTACTAGTAACATAATCCATAAGCTCACATATAAGAATAACCTTGATATAACCAAGGACATTATATATAAAAGCTTACCAAAACACTCGATGATAAATTATAACTCCTCAATCATTCCGCTTAATGTCCCTTATATTGATATAAGTAGGATGAATAATTCAGAAAAGTTTTATCGTTTAGATAAAGATTTCCAAATTAAAGATCGTCAAGTTGGATTTACTGGATTTATAAAAAAAGAACCAAACTGGCTTTTGATATCGGTTAATAATAAAGCACAAGTTATAAGTTTAAGAAATTTAGATTTATCACGTGATTATAAAATTAATATTGGTTGGAATCTCATAAAAGGTCATTGGCAAATGTTGATGGCTATATATGATAAAGATCAACTGTATATATTTACAACGAAGCTTAGTGACCTTGTGAATAATCTTGATAAGGCAGCTTTAGATCTCTCTACACCAGTTAAAATCTTAGATCCTCCTTCAAATATTGCTGCAATCTCATGGTATTTTGAAAAAGACAATTCAGAGCCAAGTTTAGCAGTTTTAATAACTCGTCGTGATAGTGATGATAATTTAGCGGTTATTATTGAGGACTTAGCTTATAACCCATTACAAAATATTTATACAGTGTCGGTGAAAGATAGCATTAATGGTTTAGGGGATATTAATAATAGTAATGTTTATGCAGTTGCTTTAGATCCAACTTACACACTTGCCGAAAGCCCTTTATATATTTTTGCAGGTAAAAAGATGCTTGTATATAACGTAAGTACTCATCATAAAGTCAAAAGACAAACTGTAATACTAAGTGAAAAAGTTTCTAATCAGCCTTTAGTCGTTAAGAAAGATGCTTATGATTATTATATTTTGACTTATAATGATGATCGATATTTCCAATATAAATATACAAAAGATACTGATGTGATCAACATAACAGAACCAGTTATATATCCTGATGAAAAAATACAAAATATTATTGTAAGGTATGGTTTGAAATTTATTGTAACTAAAAATCATTTATACATAAATGATTTTCAAAATAGAGAATTAAATAAGATTTCTATATAAAGGATACTTAATGCTAAAGAAGTTTATTATTATTTTTATATATATGCTAATAACATCAAAAACAATATATGCAATAAACTGTAGTTTCCAAGGTTTTGAGAAAAATCGTGTTGATAGTAGGCTAGAGTTTAAATGTCATGAAGATACATCTTTAAAAGATAATAAACTAATATTTTATATAATAGGCAAGAATGTCAAAATAAAAACTATAGAAACCTCAGAAGGTAAGGTTGATTTTGATATTGCTGATATTTCGAAAAATATTAAGCAGGTCAGTGTGAATATATCAATAGAAACATGGTTGATGGATTTTGACTATACAGCAGATAAAGATAAAAAAATCGAACTAACAATAATATCTAAGCAAGATAGTAATCGCGATTTTAAAATATTATGGGGAGGGGTGATAAAGAACTCTCATAGTTCAAAGAAAAGTAAAAATAATAATTTTCAGTTTTATAGAAATGATGATGATCAATTTTATATTGTTAAAAAAGGTTTAAGTTGTTACTTAGAAGATGATTGTGATGATGATATTAAGATATTGGATAGTAGCTGTAACTCTCAAAAGTGTAAACTTTTGAAACAGAAGTTAGGTATTTATTCTGATTTTGGTATAATTCATCAAAGGGATATGTGATTAGAGTATTTAGGTGTACAATTATGAAAAATATTAAAGGTTATTCTCTTGTTGAGATGATGATTGTCATAGCAATTTTTGTGATATTAGCTGTTGCTGCGACAAGTTATATAAGAAGTGATGGTTATTCTCAAGAGAGCCAAAGAGAGCAGATAGAGAGCTTAATAAAGACTGCTAGAATAACAGCATTACAAAATAATGAAACGGTTACTATATGTTCATCAAATGATAAGGCAAACTTAACTTGCGTCAATAATACTTTATGGAATGGTAACTCTATAATAGCTTTCTCAGACAATACATTACTAGCAGCTGTAGATTCCCCAAACACTGGTAACTACTCTGCACGCTTAAATAATAATGGAGAAACATCTATAGAGATAGCTGGTAGAGGTAGAGCATCAAATGATAGGGCTACTTTGACACTATGTGAAGGAAGTGATGCATATAGCCAAATGGAAATTAACTCTCGTGGTAATGTAACCGTAGGAGATCCTACTAGTAATCCTTGTTAATGTTTTTTAATAAGCTTTAATTATTCCATATGGTGATGGTGCATCTGTTATATTTTTATTGTCTTGCTCAGAAGTTAGCATAGTTTGGAAAGTTGAAGGATTATATTCTACTTTAAAATTTGAGTCTGTGTCTGTACTTAAACTATAACTTTTAATTGTTTCTAGTTCTGAAATGCTATACACATGAGCAACTATTTTTGAGTCGGCTGTCTGCTCAACTATTAAGATAGTATTTTTATCTAAAGGTATTATATTTTTGATATCATGATAGCTATTTGGTGAAGATATTTGAACTTGTTGAGCTGTATTAGTATCTGTATCTACCTTGTAAATTATTAGAGAATCTTCACTTACATTATTATGTGATGCACATATGAGAAAGATTCCATTGTTATTTTTAATAACTATGGGCATTAATTGTATTTCAATTGGAGAAACAGTTGAGGAGTTTGTATTTTCTAGATCAGGGTTCATTATGTAAATAGATGAAAATTCCTCACCTGATGGCCCTTTTTCCGTAGGAATAACAATTATCTTGTCAGTTATTTGGGTATTATCTAAAGATATTGGAATTACGATAACACGACTTAGGGTTAGGCCTGTAGTAATGGTTTTTGGTTTTATAAGATTATACTTATCTCCATCAAGAGACATAAGCTCTAGTTTTAAATCTCCGGATGAGTCAGTTTTAGATATTAGATTATATAGGCCATT is a genomic window of Francisella sp. LA112445 containing:
- a CDS encoding GspH/FimT family pseudopilin; this encodes MKNIKGYSLVEMMIVIAIFVILAVAATSYIRSDGYSQESQREQIESLIKTARITALQNNETVTICSSNDKANLTCVNNTLWNGNSIIAFSDNTLLAAVDSPNTGNYSARLNNNGETSIEIAGRGRASNDRATLTLCEGSDAYSQMEINSRGNVTVGDPTSNPC